From a region of the Flavobacterium sediminilitoris genome:
- a CDS encoding DUF3467 domain-containing protein: protein MENNNNQQGQINIELDEKIAEGIYSNLAIINHSNSEFVLDFIAIMPGVPKAKVKSRIVLTPQHAKRLLKALGENIQRFEVAHGKIEEGEQPHIPLNFGPTGQA, encoded by the coding sequence ATGGAAAATAATAATAACCAACAAGGACAAATTAATATTGAATTAGATGAAAAAATAGCTGAAGGAATTTATTCTAATTTAGCTATTATTAATCATTCAAATAGTGAATTTGTTTTAGATTTTATTGCAATAATGCCAGGTGTGCCAAAAGCAAAAGTAAAATCGAGAATAGTATTAACTCCACAACATGCAAAAAGACTATTAAAAGCATTAGGTGAAAATATACAAAGATTTGAAGTTGCACACGGGAAAATTGAAGAAGGCGAACAACCACATATTCCTTTAAATTTTGGACCAACTGGACAAGCTTAA
- a CDS encoding GNAT family N-acetyltransferase — protein MHIVNLQYAFFIIMIREIKRDELNKVKELAYAIWPIAYKDILSEEQLYYMLDAFYSIEVLQEQIEIKKHVFYLVEDELEKPLGFVSYELNSMLNKAKIHKIYVLPETQGTGIGKKLYELVKEKALEANQEAIFLNVNKYNNAKSFYEKLGFSIVKDEVIDIGNNYIMDDYVMEIKIIS, from the coding sequence ATGCATATTGTAAATTTACAGTATGCATTTTTTATTATTATGATTAGAGAAATTAAAAGAGACGAATTAAACAAAGTAAAAGAGTTAGCTTATGCTATTTGGCCAATAGCTTATAAGGATATCTTAAGTGAAGAACAATTGTATTATATGCTTGATGCATTTTATTCTATAGAGGTGCTACAAGAGCAAATAGAAATTAAAAAGCATGTTTTTTATCTTGTAGAAGATGAATTAGAAAAGCCGCTAGGGTTTGTGTCTTATGAATTAAATAGCATGCTTAATAAAGCAAAAATTCATAAAATTTACGTGCTACCAGAAACACAAGGTACAGGAATTGGAAAGAAATTGTACGAACTAGTAAAAGAAAAAGCTTTAGAAGCTAATCAAGAAGCTATTTTTCTTAATGTGAATAAGTATAATAATGCTAAATCATTTTATGAAAAATTAGGTTTCTCTATTGTAAAAGATGAAGTTATAGATATAGGAAATAATTATATAATGGACGACTATGTTATGGAAATAAAAATTATATCTTAA
- a CDS encoding DEAD/DEAH box helicase, whose protein sequence is MSNQFSKLGITAPILKSLADLEIATPTEIQEKTIPILLNKADDFVGLAKTGTGKTAAFGLPLLQLIKSDNQNIQVVILVPTRELGHQIFSNMETFAKYLPEVSIAATCGGIPIKPQIERLSKPTHIVIATPGRLIDLIKRNAINIKEAKYLVLDEADEMITALKDGLDEIIVALPKSRRTLLFSATMPGTIKQLIQNYMSKHVTQVSADMKTVGNNSIDHQYLVVDPIEKLNILMHFLTSREGQRGIIFCKTKAAVNKLAKNLAINRFSSGALHGSLTQPIRDRIMEQFREGHINILVATDLAARGIDVKEVSYVVNYHLPDVYEAYVHRSGRTARAGANGLSLTILQKEEIIELADFQKELGITFTEFKKPDNQSIEDNNVFLWAKQIFKTKPNNEISPVLKDKIKTVFHHLTKDELIEKMLANHLLQNKNEVLIKAKTPVKKKK, encoded by the coding sequence ATGTCAAATCAATTTTCCAAGTTAGGAATTACTGCACCAATACTAAAAAGCTTAGCCGATTTAGAAATCGCTACACCAACAGAGATTCAAGAAAAAACAATTCCCATTTTATTAAATAAAGCAGATGATTTTGTTGGCTTGGCAAAAACAGGTACTGGAAAAACGGCTGCTTTTGGATTACCCCTATTACAATTAATAAAATCGGATAATCAAAATATTCAAGTGGTAATTTTAGTCCCAACAAGAGAATTAGGACATCAAATATTTAGTAACATGGAAACATTTGCTAAATATTTACCCGAAGTTTCTATTGCTGCAACTTGTGGAGGAATTCCTATTAAGCCACAAATTGAACGCTTATCAAAGCCTACACATATTGTGATTGCTACACCAGGTCGTTTAATTGATTTAATTAAACGAAATGCTATAAATATTAAAGAAGCAAAATATTTAGTATTAGATGAAGCTGATGAAATGATAACCGCTTTAAAAGATGGTTTAGACGAAATTATAGTAGCACTACCAAAAAGCAGAAGAACATTATTATTTTCTGCAACAATGCCAGGTACAATTAAGCAATTAATTCAAAACTACATGTCTAAACACGTTACGCAAGTAAGTGCTGATATGAAAACTGTAGGAAATAATAGTATTGATCATCAATATCTAGTAGTAGATCCTATTGAAAAATTAAATATTCTAATGCATTTCCTAACTTCAAGAGAAGGGCAACGTGGCATTATTTTTTGCAAAACAAAAGCAGCCGTTAATAAACTAGCTAAAAATTTAGCAATTAACCGTTTCTCTTCAGGTGCATTACATGGTAGTTTAACACAACCTATTCGTGATCGCATAATGGAACAATTTCGTGAAGGACATATTAACATTTTAGTTGCTACTGATTTAGCTGCAAGAGGAATAGATGTAAAAGAAGTTTCATATGTAGTTAATTATCATTTACCAGATGTTTATGAAGCATATGTACATAGAAGTGGAAGAACAGCTAGAGCTGGAGCAAATGGTTTATCGTTGACTATTTTACAAAAAGAAGAAATTATTGAACTAGCTGATTTTCAAAAAGAATTAGGAATTACTTTTACCGAATTTAAAAAGCCAGATAATCAAAGCATTGAGGATAATAATGTTTTTTTATGGGCTAAACAAATTTTCAAAACGAAACCAAATAATGAAATTTCTCCTGTTTTAAAAGATAAAATTAAAACAGTTTTCCATCATTTAACTAAAGATGAATTGATTGAAAAAATGTTGGCCAATCATTTATTACAAAATAAAAATGAAGTTCTCATAAAAGCCAAAACACCAGTTAAAAAGAAAAAATAA
- the rluF gene encoding 23S rRNA pseudouridine(2604) synthase RluF — translation MEEEKLVRINKFLSESGYCSRREADRLIDQGRVTINGIVPEMGTKIGPNDEVRVNGQLIQEKTDNRIYLAFNKPVGIECTTNPDIRDNVVSYINYSERIFPIGRLDKASEGLLLLTNDGDIVNKILRARNNHEKEYIVTVNKTITDRFIQRMANGIPILDTITKKCKVEQVSKNTFRIILTQGLNRQIRRMCEYLDYEVEALKRTRIMNISLDIPVGQHRLLTSKEMTDLNNLIVQSSKTEEASLPSNKSKFTGKRNYDDRNR, via the coding sequence ATGGAAGAAGAAAAATTAGTTCGTATTAATAAATTTTTATCAGAATCAGGTTATTGTTCACGTAGAGAAGCCGATCGTTTAATAGACCAAGGTCGTGTAACTATAAATGGAATTGTTCCAGAAATGGGAACAAAAATAGGTCCAAACGATGAAGTGCGAGTAAACGGACAATTGATTCAAGAAAAAACAGATAATCGAATTTATCTTGCTTTTAATAAACCTGTAGGCATTGAATGTACTACAAATCCTGATATAAGAGATAATGTTGTTTCTTATATTAATTATTCTGAGCGTATTTTCCCTATTGGTCGATTAGACAAAGCTAGTGAAGGTCTTTTATTGTTAACCAATGATGGCGATATTGTAAATAAAATTTTACGTGCAAGAAATAATCACGAAAAAGAATATATTGTAACAGTTAATAAAACAATTACTGATCGTTTTATTCAACGCATGGCAAATGGAATTCCTATTTTAGATACTATTACTAAAAAGTGTAAAGTAGAACAAGTAAGTAAAAATACTTTTAGAATTATTTTAACACAGGGATTAAATCGTCAAATTCGTAGAATGTGCGAATACCTAGATTATGAAGTAGAAGCGCTAAAACGTACTCGAATAATGAATATTTCATTAGATATACCTGTTGGACAACATCGTTTACTTACATCGAAAGAAATGACCGATTTAAATAATTTGATTGTGCAGTCTAGTAAAACCGAAGAAGCTAGTCTACCAAGTAATAAAAGTAAATTTACTGGCAAAAGAAATTATGATGACAGGAATAGATAA